The Sorangiineae bacterium MSr11367 genome window below encodes:
- a CDS encoding response regulator transcription factor, which yields MKVLIIEDDPTLGEFLVRVVAEEGDTPELAVDMTTGLARARSASNDVIILDWMLPDGDGPTFCDQLRRAGVLTPILMLTARGEVGDRVTGLQSGADDYLVKPFEVEELLARLNALVRRSAQLAELRVGELVIDRLRRRCTLGGNVLDLRSREYELLLRLAIARSEPVSRATLLADVWNLGFDPGSGILDVHVSRLRDKLGTDAWRIETVRGVGYRLRERRDEA from the coding sequence GTGAAAGTATTGATTATCGAAGACGATCCCACGCTTGGTGAATTCCTGGTTCGCGTGGTGGCAGAAGAGGGCGATACGCCGGAGCTTGCGGTCGATATGACGACGGGGCTGGCACGCGCCCGTAGCGCTTCGAACGACGTGATCATCCTCGACTGGATGTTGCCCGACGGCGACGGCCCGACGTTCTGCGATCAGCTCCGGCGTGCGGGGGTGCTCACGCCCATCTTGATGCTCACGGCGCGCGGGGAGGTGGGCGATCGCGTCACCGGTCTCCAATCCGGGGCGGACGACTATCTGGTGAAGCCGTTCGAGGTGGAGGAGCTGCTCGCGCGCCTCAATGCACTGGTGCGCCGCAGTGCGCAGCTGGCGGAGCTGCGCGTCGGCGAGTTGGTCATCGATCGATTGCGCCGTCGCTGCACCTTGGGCGGCAACGTGCTCGATCTTCGCTCGCGCGAGTACGAGCTGCTCTTGCGCCTGGCCATTGCCCGGAGCGAACCGGTTTCGCGTGCGACCTTGCTCGCCGACGTGTGGAACCTCGGGTTCGACCCCGGCTCGGGCATTCTCGACGTGCACGTGAGCCGCCTGCGCGACAAGCTCGGAACCGACGCGTGGCGCATCGAGACGGTGCGCGGGGTGGGCTACCGGTTGCGTGAGCGCCGCGACGAAGCATGA
- a CDS encoding HAMP domain-containing histidine kinase: MSFRARTTLVLAAVTALALGGAFAAVLVAFNGLQQRQLDASLLAVARTEAVEVQQHALRFSDRPGPAANDIGPLTKFGIIYQDSGTVVAATYPFERSPPHLADIRHPNAKPFDFLFEREHMRGVFMPIPQQANAFLFLATSREDFEGDKAYLFRAMLAAVVVAVGWASLIAYWMSGRLTRDHRNIAAVARSVAGGDLTARSDVRSPDPEIVQLGSDMNNMVERLGELVSSQQRFIAHAAHELRSPLTALYGELQQALRKDREAVAYRQAIQQALEATRRLKLLANDLLTLARTRQDAGEGPEAIALERMVEDARKLVADLATSRAVSLDIHLAKATVSHRHGDVTRLFRNLLENAIMHSPSGGVVRVECEHHGSMLHTWIVDQGPGIDEVDRERIFEPFFRAPHAVKTRDGSGLGLGIAREIARAHGGDVQLDTTSSLPGARFLVVLPAS; this comes from the coding sequence ATGAGCTTTCGAGCGCGGACCACGCTGGTTTTGGCCGCGGTCACTGCGCTCGCCTTGGGCGGGGCCTTCGCGGCCGTCTTGGTGGCCTTCAATGGCTTGCAGCAACGGCAACTCGACGCATCGCTGCTCGCCGTGGCACGCACCGAAGCCGTCGAGGTGCAGCAGCATGCGTTGCGCTTTTCCGATCGGCCCGGGCCGGCGGCAAATGACATCGGCCCGCTGACCAAGTTCGGAATCATCTACCAGGATAGCGGCACGGTGGTCGCGGCGACGTATCCATTCGAGCGGAGCCCGCCCCACCTGGCCGACATTCGGCATCCCAACGCGAAGCCGTTCGACTTCCTCTTCGAGCGCGAGCACATGCGGGGCGTGTTCATGCCCATCCCGCAGCAGGCCAATGCGTTTCTCTTCCTGGCCACGTCGCGCGAAGACTTCGAGGGGGACAAGGCGTACCTTTTTCGCGCCATGCTCGCGGCGGTGGTCGTGGCGGTGGGGTGGGCGTCGCTCATCGCGTATTGGATGAGCGGGCGCCTCACCCGCGATCACCGCAACATCGCAGCGGTCGCGCGAAGCGTGGCCGGGGGCGATCTCACGGCACGCAGCGATGTGCGCTCACCCGATCCCGAGATCGTGCAACTCGGCTCCGACATGAACAACATGGTCGAGCGGCTCGGGGAGCTGGTCAGCTCGCAGCAGCGCTTCATCGCGCACGCCGCCCACGAGCTGCGCTCGCCCCTCACGGCGCTGTACGGTGAACTGCAGCAGGCGTTGCGCAAGGATCGCGAGGCCGTGGCGTACCGCCAGGCCATTCAACAGGCCCTCGAGGCGACGCGGCGTCTCAAGTTGCTCGCGAACGACTTGCTCACCTTGGCCCGCACGAGGCAGGACGCGGGCGAAGGGCCCGAGGCGATCGCGCTCGAGCGCATGGTCGAGGATGCGCGCAAGCTGGTCGCCGATCTCGCCACGTCCCGGGCGGTCTCTTTGGACATCCACCTCGCGAAGGCCACGGTGTCGCACCGGCACGGCGACGTGACGCGCCTGTTCCGCAATTTGCTGGAGAACGCCATCATGCACTCGCCCTCGGGCGGTGTCGTGCGCGTGGAGTGCGAGCACCACGGCTCCATGCTCCACACGTGGATCGTCGATCAGGGCCCGGGCATCGACGAGGTCGATCGCGAGCGCATCTTCGAGCCGTTCTTCCGCGCGCCCCACGCGGTGAAGACGCGCGACGGCTCGGGCCTCGGGTTGGGCATCGCCCGCGAGATCGCCCGCGCCCACGGAGGCGATGTGCAGCTCGACACGACCTCGTCCCTTCCGGGTGCCCGGTTTCTCGTGGTGCTTCCTGCGTCGTAA
- a CDS encoding carboxymuconolactone decarboxylase family protein: protein MPATEALRALIPEAAKDIRLNLQSTLTGTSSLTTEQKWGIAIASAIAARSPRLRAALVSDSASVIDAKVVEDAKAAAALMAMNNVYYRFRHMIGKQSYSDKPARLRMNRLAAPATNKADLELFSLAVSAIHGCEMCVQAHEKTVLEHGLSEDQVHDAVRLAATIHATAISLEIDATE, encoded by the coding sequence ATTCCCGCCACCGAGGCGCTTCGCGCGCTGATCCCGGAGGCGGCGAAAGACATCCGGCTCAATTTGCAGTCGACCCTCACGGGTACCAGCTCGCTGACCACGGAGCAGAAATGGGGCATCGCGATTGCCTCGGCGATCGCAGCCCGCAGTCCGCGCCTTCGCGCGGCCCTCGTTTCGGACTCCGCCAGCGTGATCGATGCCAAGGTCGTCGAAGACGCGAAGGCTGCCGCGGCCCTCATGGCCATGAACAACGTCTATTACCGATTCCGTCATATGATCGGTAAGCAGAGTTATTCGGACAAGCCGGCACGTCTTCGCATGAACCGCCTGGCCGCCCCCGCGACCAACAAGGCCGATCTGGAGCTGTTCTCGCTCGCCGTCAGCGCCATCCACGGATGCGAGATGTGCGTGCAAGCCCACGAAAAGACGGTGTTGGAACACGGTCTCAGCGAAGACCAAGTCCACGACGCCGTGCGCCTCGCCGCGACGATCCACGCGACGGCGATCTCGCTCGAAATCGACGCCACCGAATAG
- a CDS encoding peroxiredoxin, with protein sequence MAMLTVGDKLPEFKLNAVVSREHGKEFQEITSASYPGKWKVLFFWPLDFTFVCPTEIAEFGKRAQDFRDRDAEVLGASIDSQYVHLAWRNNHADLKNLTFPMLADIKHELSAALGILHKTDGVALRATFIVDPEGIIRFASVHDLSVGRNVEEVLRTLDALQTDELCPCNWKKGDPTLEAA encoded by the coding sequence ATCGCTATGTTGACCGTTGGAGACAAGCTTCCGGAGTTCAAGCTCAACGCTGTGGTTAGCCGCGAACACGGCAAAGAGTTTCAAGAGATCACCTCGGCGAGCTACCCCGGCAAGTGGAAGGTGCTCTTCTTCTGGCCCCTCGACTTCACGTTCGTCTGCCCGACGGAGATCGCCGAGTTCGGCAAGCGCGCGCAGGACTTCCGCGACCGCGATGCCGAGGTTCTCGGTGCGAGCATCGACAGCCAGTACGTGCACTTGGCCTGGCGCAACAACCACGCCGACCTGAAGAACCTGACCTTCCCCATGCTCGCGGACATCAAGCACGAGCTCTCGGCCGCCCTCGGCATCCTCCACAAGACCGACGGCGTCGCGCTCCGCGCCACGTTCATCGTCGACCCGGAAGGCATCATCCGCTTCGCCAGCGTTCACGACCTGTCCGTCGGCCGCAACGTCGAAGAGGTTCTGCGCACGCTCGACGCACTGCAGACCGACGAGCTTTGCCCCTGCAACTGGAAGAAGGGCGACCCCACGCTGGAGGCTGCGTGA